From the genome of Mucilaginibacter paludis DSM 18603:
TTAATGGCATTGCTGATGAGGTTGCTTAATACCCGCCATATCTTTTCGCGGCTAATGTATAGTTCCTCGGGTTTATCCAACACTTCCAGCATTATTTTTTGATTTTTTTCCGCTGCCTTAAATCTTAACAAGTCAACACTGTGGCTCAACAGCATATTGATATCCACATATTGCCTGGTTATAATGGATGATGTTAATACGCCTGTAGCCTCTAAAATCTCGTTAATCAACTCGAGGGAGTTATCGGCAGTTTCCTGTATCAACTTTAATAGCTCTATTTGTTCGTTATCTAAGCCTTGTTCAACCAGTAGCAGCGTGGTTAAAGAAGCTATGCCCCCTATGGGGTTGCGTAAATCATGCGAAACGGCCCGCAATATCCTGTCCTTTTCTTTGCTGCTGTATTCAAGTTCCAATAACGAAGTTTCAAGTTGCCGTTTTTGCTCGTTAACCGTTCGGTTGAGTTCGCTTAGCAAAGCCACATTTTGTTTTGATCGCCTCCAATTATAAAGTACTAAAAAAACAATGGCCAGGGCCATCAAAGCGAAAGCGAGGGTTATAATTAAGTAAGTGTGTTGTGTTTGGTTATCGCTTTTTAAGGTATTAATGGTCGACTGGTTTTCAAAATCCTTAAATTGCTGATTTACATTGCTCTCCTTTATCTTTATCGTAGCTGTGGTTAACGAATCCTTTATAGCTTCATATTTAAAAAGGTAAGTAATTGCCTTTTCGGGCTCTTTTTCGTTTTGATAATATTCGGCCATTAAATGATTCCAATCAGCCTCGGCTTCGCTATTTTTTAAGGTATCTAATTGTGCACGGATATTTTTTAATAAGGCTATCAGCGCTTTTGTATTGTACAGATCAGCGTATAAACGGGCCAGTTTTAATTCAGTAAGCTGCGCATCTTTATTTTCGTATCCTTTTTTTAAATTAATTTGGATGCTTTTCTTTAAAAGGTTTTCGGCCTTGTTAAATTCTTTGCTTGCCAGGTAAAGGTCGGCCAGGTTGCCGTATACAACCCCTCTGGCTGCCTCAATCACTTCGCTTTTTTCAGGATATTTCCTGGCGCTGGCATTGATGTAGCTGAGTGCATTTTTAAAATATAACTCGGCGCTATCTCTTATACCGGCTTTGTTATAGCTTAATGCTGCATTGTCTAATAGCTCTTGCCCCCTGTAGTACGACAAAAAACCAACACCGCAACTGGCATTTTCAATGAAGCTTTGTTTAAAGTGGCTCGCAGCCAGTGCAAAATGCTCTTGCCTGTACATAATCATCCCCATGCGATAACTGTAATCACCTATGGTACAATTATCAACATAGTTTTTACCTATCAAATTACCCTTATAATAAAGCTGGTAGGCCGCCTGGAATTTATTATTGATAAATAGTGCATCGCCTTTGGCAAAACTGGCTACGCCATATAGTTTGGCATATTTTTTTTCGTTATGCGTGCTTTCTATGGTCGAAAGCATACTATCGGCATAAAGCATTGCCTTGCCGGGATTTTTTTTGCCCCGGTAATTGATATAGTAAAGAAAGGAATAATACCTGAATACATCTACAACGTCCGAATTTTTGGTGGCTGTTTTCGCGGAGTCGAGCAAGTGCAAGGTTCTTGCCCGGTTGTTGGCGTACAGGTTGTCTGCACTATCAAGAAGCCTGGTGAATTTTGGGGATGAAGGAGTTGTGGATTGTTTTTGAACGCAGGCTATGAATGAAACAGAACACAATACAAGGAAAAAAGTAACTAAACTTTTTTTTGCATCATAGTTCTTTCCGGTAATATAGGGCATTCAAACAAATTAGTAAACCCCAAATATAGGGTTTAGATCACTTTAAACAATTGTAAATAAAGTTATAATTAAATTATTTGTCCAATAATAAATGGGGGTTTGTGTTTTATTTAAAAGCATCCTGCCCGGTTATATCCATCCCGGTAATCAGTAAATGAATATCGTGCGTGCCTTCATAAGTTATCACCGATTCGAGGTTCATCATGTGCCGCATAATAGAGTAGTCGCCGGTAATTCCCATTCCACCCAAAATTTGCCGGGCCTCGCGGGCAATGGTTATCGCGGTTTCAACACTATTGCGTTTGGCCATTGATATCTGTGCTGCCGTAGCGCGGTTTTCGCTTTTTAATACCCCTAAGCGCCAAACCAACAGTTGCGCCTTGGTGATTTCGGTAATCATTTCGGCCAGTTTTTTTTGTTGTAACTGAAACCCCGCTATAGGCTTGCCAAATTGCACCCGCTCCTTGGCGTACCGCAGTGCAGTATCGTAACAGTCCATCGCACAGCCTATAGCACCCCAGGCAATGCCGTAGCGCGCCTGGTTTAAACAACCCAAAGGGCCTTTTAAGCCAGATACATTGGGCAGTAAGTTATCTTTGGGCACTTTAACGTTATCAAAAACCAGTTCGCCGGTTGCTGATGCTCTTAACGACCATTTATTGTGCGTTTCGGGTGTGGTAAAGCCCCCCATGCCACGCTCTACTATTAAGCCCTGTATTTTGCCGCCTTCGTTTTTAGCCCATACCACGGCTATATCAGCAAAGGGCGCGTTCGATATCCACATTTTGGCACCATTCAGTAAATAATGATCGCCTGCGTCTTTAAAGTTGGTGGTTAGCCCGCCGGGGTTCGATCCATGATCGGGCTCCGTTAAGCCAAAGCAGCCCATTAACTCTCCGCTTGCCAGTTTAGGCAAATACTTTTTGCGTTGCTCTTCCGATCCATAAGCGTATATAGGATACATCACCAGGGAACCCTGTACCGAAGCCGTAGAGCGAATGCCGGAGTCGCCGCGCTCAATTTCCTGCATAATAATTCCGTAGGCTATATAATCCAAACCGGCACCTCCATATTCAACCGGGATGGTAGGCCCAAAGGCGCCTATCTCTGCCAGGCCCTTAAGCAATTGCCTCGGAAATTCGGCACGTTGAGCATAATCTTCAATAATAGGGCTCAGTTCTTTCTTCACCCAATCGCGCGCCGACTGGCGGATCAGTTTATGCTCATCGCTTAAAAGTTCGTCCAGTAAATAATAATCCGGGGCTTCATACAGGTCGTTTTTAGGCATAACAGGTGTTTATGTATAAGCAAATCTAATAATTAGGAATCACAGCGCATAATGTTTAGTTCCTGAGTTAATGATCTGTAGTTTGGCAAAGTAATGATGGCTTTGGTTTATTATGGCAGATATCATACGCCATGCTCTCATCAAACAATCGCCAGGCATTAATTGCACTAACAGGCCAATTTGATAACTTTACCGCATGATTAAAGTGGCATTGCAAGGCGTGGAGTTTTTTGCTTATCACGGCTTTTATCCCCAGGAACAGGTTTTGGGTAACCATTTTGTGGTTGACGTATCGGTTAGGTTTGTGCAACAGCATCATTTTAATGATGACGAGATTGCTTACACCGTTAATTACGAACAGCTTTACCGGATAGTGGAGCAAGAAATGAGATACACCCGTAAATTGCTTGAAACTGTGGTGCAGGGCATTATCGATCAAATAAAAACCACTTATCCTTTTGTGGAAATTATACAGGCCAGTATTCAAAAATTAAATCCTCCCTTACCGGGTAAAGTAGCCAGCTCTTTTATCGAGATAACCTATACCAAACCTGATGATGTTCAATAAAATAACGGATGCATTGGTAACGCGGATGCGTGATATTGCGGGAGCTGGTTGTGTTTATACTACGCCCGGCGAGCTGGAAAAATACAGCCATGACGAAACTGAAGATCTGCGTTATTATCCCGAAGTGGTGGTGAAACCGCAAACTACGGCGCAGGTTTCGCAGCTATTGAAGCTATGTAATGAATATCATATCCCCGTTACTCCGCGTGGTGCGGGTACAGGTTTAAGCGGTGGGGCTTTGCCTGTAAACGCAGGCTTGGTTATTTCGATGGAGGGTTTTAATCACATCATCGCTATTGATGAGCGTAATTTGCAGGCTACTGTTGAGCCTGGCGTAATAACCGAAGTATTTATGGATGTGGTGGCTGCTAAGGGTTTACTTTACCCGGTTGACCCGGCAAGTAAAGGCAGTTGTTTTATTGGCGGTAATGTTGCCAATTGTTCGGGCGGGCCGCGTGTGGTAAAATACGGAACCATCCGTGAGTATGTATTGAACCTGGAAGTTGTTTTACCGAGCGGCGAGGTGATCTGGACGGGGGCCAATACCTTGAAATACGCATCGGGCTACAACTTAACGCAGTTGATGATAGGCTCGGAGGGAACGCTGGGCATCGTTACAAAAATTGTGGTCAAGCTTATTCCGCGGCCAACGCAAACGGCGCTGATGCTCGCCTCGTTTGCTACCAACGAGGAAGCTTGCGGTGCTGTCTCTGCCATATTCAGGGCAGGCATTATCCCATCGGCACTGGAGTTTATGGAACGCAGGGGAGTGGAGTGGGTGATAGCGCACGATGGGATTAACTTTGCGCTAAAAGACGGCATAGCTGCCTTTTTATTGATTGAGGTTGACGGGAATAACCCGGATGTGATATTTGCTGATTGCGAAAAGATTAACGCTGCTTTAGAAGAATTTAATTGTCAAGATGTGTTATTTGCAGATTCGTCGGCGCAAAAGGAAGAGTTATGGCACATGCGCCGTATTATGGGCCTGTCGGTAAAGTCAAACTCGGTTTACAAGGAAGAAGATACCGTAGTACCCCGTGCCGAATTGCCCGCATTAATTAAAGGGATTAAAGCAATAGGAGCGAGGTTCGGCTTTGAATCGGTTTGCTACGGCCATGCCGGAGACGGAAACCTGCATGTTAACATTATAAAAGCAAGCATGAGCGATGCCGATTGGAACAAAAAACTGAAAGACGGTATTAAAGAGATCTTTGAATTAACCGTATCCTTAGGCGGCACCATCTCCGGCGAACACGGTATCGGCCTGGTGCAAAAAGAATTTATGCCTATCAAATATCCGGATGTTAATTTGGCGCTGATGCGGGGCATTAAACAGGTTTTTGATCCCAATGGGATATTGAACCCCGGGAAAATATTTTGAAAGGCTTAGGTTTTAAATTTTACCACAAAATCGTATCCCAGTGCACCGTGCCTGATAGAAAATATAACGATCTGACCAATTTTTAGTTGATTGTAAAATTCTTGATCTACAATAAATCGCTCTTCATTATTGTTTACATCAACAAAGATGTAATATTCGGAATGTTTACTATCGGTGCTTTTACTGTTAACTTTGAAAGGTAATGTTATCACTTGAGGTGAAGCATATTTCCTATTGATTAAACTCGCGGTTGCCGGCGCAAATGTAAACATGCCCAAAATCAATCCAAAACAAACTATAAATCTCAAATTGCTGGAGCGCTTAATTTGGAGGTATTTGCGCTGCGCTAAAATTGTCAAAATTATACCTGCTGTAATGCCTCCCACGCAAAACTTCCAAAACATAGCTGCGCCTCTTAATGTATTATCTATGTTATTTATTTCGGTGATAAGAAAGGCAAGCCCACCCATAACTAAGCAAATAGCTAACGTGCTTATTACTCTTTGTGTTAAAGGATCGTTGTAGTAATTTGATGGCGTGTTTAAGGGAAAGAAATCGTCGATGAGTGCTTGAGCATTCGTTAAAAACCATATCAATTGAAATATGCACCAAAAAACGGATGGTACTGCAACCGGAACCCTAATCCAATAATTATCATTATCGCCAAACGCAACAATGATAATTATGCCGATAGCAAGGTAAAGTAAGTGTAGTAACGCTACTCGCCTGATTAAATGAGGCATTTATTTGATAGCTGTTATCTAAATACTTCAATCTAACTATTCATAATCAATTTCGGCTCGTCATAATCAATCATTCGCTTGCGTTGCGCTTTGGGGATGGGGCTTGATTTGCCTGCTTTATAATCGTAGCTGATGCACACGGTTTTGCCGGTGGTGCATACCTCTTCTTTTTCATCTTTTACCCTCATCAGGATATACTCCACATCAAAACTGCTGTTGCCTACGCGCGAGGTACGTACATAGCATTTAATTTCGTCGTCAAGAGTGATGGGTTTCTTGTAATCAATTTCCGACCGGCCCAGTATAATGCCCATCTCATCCCAATCCCATTGGATAATGTGGCGCCAATAATCGCCGCGGGCTATCTCAAAATAGGTTAAGTATACGGCGTTATTAACGTGTCCGAAGGCGTCCATATCCGAAAAACGTATATGTATGGGCGTGAAGTATTTAAAATTAGCAATATTTGGAGCCATAATCAGTCAATATGTCGGTCTAAAATAATTTTAAGTGTCAATGTGTCTGCTTTTGAATGGGCTAATGCACTAATCGGTGCGTTAAGTTCAATTGGTATACAGATTGATTAACAAGATACGAAGATAATAAAAACAAAAAATTAAGGAGATATAAAAATGACACTTGTAAAATTTGCAAACGGACAAAAAAACAACGGTTTAAACCCATTATTTACAGATGTATTTGATTCGATATTGAACGATACATTCTCTGGCAGCAGGTTGGTATCCAAAGTACCCGCAGTTAACATTGCCGAAACTGAAAATGAATTTCATATCGAATTAGCTGTACCTGGTTTAGCCAAAGAAGACTTTAAAATCAACGTTGATAAAAACATCCTGAGTGTTTCGGCCGAAAAGAAAATTGAAAACGCTGCAACAGATAAAAAGTACAGTAAAAAAGAATTTAGCTACAACTCGTTCAGCAGGACCTTCACCTTGCCTGAAACTGTTGACCAGACTAAAATTGAAGCTGAATATACCGATGGTATCTTAAAATTAAGTGTAGCTAAAAAAGAAGAAGCTAAAATTCAAGCCCGCGAAATTGCTGTAAAATAAGACAGGTTTTCAATAAAGTA
Proteins encoded in this window:
- a CDS encoding FAD-binding oxidoreductase, yielding MMFNKITDALVTRMRDIAGAGCVYTTPGELEKYSHDETEDLRYYPEVVVKPQTTAQVSQLLKLCNEYHIPVTPRGAGTGLSGGALPVNAGLVISMEGFNHIIAIDERNLQATVEPGVITEVFMDVVAAKGLLYPVDPASKGSCFIGGNVANCSGGPRVVKYGTIREYVLNLEVVLPSGEVIWTGANTLKYASGYNLTQLMIGSEGTLGIVTKIVVKLIPRPTQTALMLASFATNEEACGAVSAIFRAGIIPSALEFMERRGVEWVIAHDGINFALKDGIAAFLLIEVDGNNPDVIFADCEKINAALEEFNCQDVLFADSSAQKEELWHMRRIMGLSVKSNSVYKEEDTVVPRAELPALIKGIKAIGARFGFESVCYGHAGDGNLHVNIIKASMSDADWNKKLKDGIKEIFELTVSLGGTISGEHGIGLVQKEFMPIKYPDVNLALMRGIKQVFDPNGILNPGKIF
- a CDS encoding tetratricopeptide repeat-containing sensor histidine kinase, whose amino-acid sequence is MPYITGKNYDAKKSLVTFFLVLCSVSFIACVQKQSTTPSSPKFTRLLDSADNLYANNRARTLHLLDSAKTATKNSDVVDVFRYYSFLYYINYRGKKNPGKAMLYADSMLSTIESTHNEKKYAKLYGVASFAKGDALFINNKFQAAYQLYYKGNLIGKNYVDNCTIGDYSYRMGMIMYRQEHFALAASHFKQSFIENASCGVGFLSYYRGQELLDNAALSYNKAGIRDSAELYFKNALSYINASARKYPEKSEVIEAARGVVYGNLADLYLASKEFNKAENLLKKSIQINLKKGYENKDAQLTELKLARLYADLYNTKALIALLKNIRAQLDTLKNSEAEADWNHLMAEYYQNEKEPEKAITYLFKYEAIKDSLTTATIKIKESNVNQQFKDFENQSTINTLKSDNQTQHTYLIITLAFALMALAIVFLVLYNWRRSKQNVALLSELNRTVNEQKRQLETSLLELEYSSKEKDRILRAVSHDLRNPIGGIASLTTLLLVEQGLDNEQIELLKLIQETADNSLELINEILEATGVLTSSIITRQYVDINMLLSHSVDLLRFKAAEKNQKIMLEVLDKPEELYISREKIWRVLSNLISNAIKFSPQGSVIGVKLSVEDDKIKIAVKDQGIGIPADIKDQVFNMFTEAKRPGTAGEKSFGLGLSISKQITESHNGEIWFESTPGEGTTFYVRLKKLMA
- a CDS encoding acyl-CoA thioesterase: MAPNIANFKYFTPIHIRFSDMDAFGHVNNAVYLTYFEIARGDYWRHIIQWDWDEMGIILGRSEIDYKKPITLDDEIKCYVRTSRVGNSSFDVEYILMRVKDEKEEVCTTGKTVCISYDYKAGKSSPIPKAQRKRMIDYDEPKLIMNS
- the folB gene encoding dihydroneopterin aldolase, whose translation is MIKVALQGVEFFAYHGFYPQEQVLGNHFVVDVSVRFVQQHHFNDDEIAYTVNYEQLYRIVEQEMRYTRKLLETVVQGIIDQIKTTYPFVEIIQASIQKLNPPLPGKVASSFIEITYTKPDDVQ
- a CDS encoding acyl-CoA dehydrogenase family protein, producing the protein MPKNDLYEAPDYYLLDELLSDEHKLIRQSARDWVKKELSPIIEDYAQRAEFPRQLLKGLAEIGAFGPTIPVEYGGAGLDYIAYGIIMQEIERGDSGIRSTASVQGSLVMYPIYAYGSEEQRKKYLPKLASGELMGCFGLTEPDHGSNPGGLTTNFKDAGDHYLLNGAKMWISNAPFADIAVVWAKNEGGKIQGLIVERGMGGFTTPETHNKWSLRASATGELVFDNVKVPKDNLLPNVSGLKGPLGCLNQARYGIAWGAIGCAMDCYDTALRYAKERVQFGKPIAGFQLQQKKLAEMITEITKAQLLVWRLGVLKSENRATAAQISMAKRNSVETAITIAREARQILGGMGITGDYSIMRHMMNLESVITYEGTHDIHLLITGMDITGQDAFK
- a CDS encoding Hsp20/alpha crystallin family protein encodes the protein MTLVKFANGQKNNGLNPLFTDVFDSILNDTFSGSRLVSKVPAVNIAETENEFHIELAVPGLAKEDFKINVDKNILSVSAEKKIENAATDKKYSKKEFSYNSFSRTFTLPETVDQTKIEAEYTDGILKLSVAKKEEAKIQAREIAVK